The proteins below are encoded in one region of Spirochaetota bacterium:
- the rplK gene encoding 50S ribosomal protein L11: MPKKEVKAVVKLQIPSGEATPAPPVGPALGQHGVPIMDFVKKFNEATASQKGLIVPVVITVYTDRTYEFVVKTPPTSVLIKKELGIDKGSSSPNLQKVGRLTKDQVRKIAQIKLPDTNADSIEAVERMVIGTARNMGVEVEE, from the coding sequence ATGCCCAAAAAAGAAGTAAAAGCTGTTGTAAAACTTCAGATACCCTCAGGTGAAGCAACTCCTGCACCACCGGTAGGTCCTGCTCTTGGACAGCACGGTGTGCCAATAATGGATTTTGTGAAGAAGTTTAACGAGGCTACCGCATCACAGAAAGGTCTTATTGTTCCAGTAGTCATAACTGTTTATACTGACAGAACTTATGAATTCGTTGTGAAAACACCTCCAACTTCAGTTCTGATAAAGAAAGAGTTAGGAATAGATAAAGGTTCCTCTTCTCCTAACCTTCAAAAGGTTGGAAGGTTGACAAAGGACCAGGTTAGGAAGATAGCACAGATAAAACTTCCTGACACTAATGCTGATAGTATTGAAGCAGTTGAAAGAATGGTTATAGGGACTGCCAGGAATATGGGCGTAGAGGTTGAGGAATAG
- the rplA gene encoding 50S ribosomal protein L1: MSNRSKRYTSIVSLVDKEKSYALDEALDVVIKSANAKFDESIDVAIKTGIKQGQSVRGSVSLPHGTGRQVKVLVFAKGDKAKEAREAGADYVGAEDLIDKILKEQWVDYDVVIATPDIMKDVSKLGPILGRKKLMPNPKVGTVTFDIAKAVQEFKKGKLEFRTDKTGNIHVSVGKKSMGKDKLRDNILVLVREVVKARPSDYKGEFVKNISISSTMGPGVKVNRTQVIQEANKVSV; the protein is encoded by the coding sequence ATGAGTAATAGAAGCAAGAGATATACAAGTATTGTCTCTTTGGTTGATAAAGAGAAGTCATATGCTCTTGATGAAGCTCTTGATGTTGTTATTAAGTCTGCGAATGCGAAGTTTGATGAAAGCATTGATGTTGCGATCAAAACTGGTATAAAACAAGGACAGTCTGTCAGAGGCAGTGTCTCTCTACCGCATGGGACTGGTAGGCAAGTTAAGGTTTTGGTTTTTGCTAAAGGAGATAAAGCAAAGGAAGCTAGAGAGGCTGGTGCAGATTATGTTGGTGCTGAGGATTTGATAGATAAAATTCTGAAAGAGCAGTGGGTAGATTACGACGTTGTGATTGCTACTCCTGATATTATGAAAGATGTTTCTAAACTAGGTCCTATTCTTGGAAGAAAAAAACTTATGCCCAATCCGAAAGTTGGAACAGTTACATTTGATATTGCTAAAGCAGTTCAGGAATTTAAAAAAGGAAAGCTTGAGTTTAGGACTGACAAGACAGGGAATATCCATGTCTCTGTCGGAAAAAAGAGTATGGGGAAAGATAAGTTGAGAGATAATATTCTTGTATTAGTTAGGGAAGTTGTTAAAGCAAGACCTTCTGATTACAAAGGTGAGTTTGTAAAAAACATAAGTATCTCTTCAACTATGGGCCCTGGGGTTAAGGTAAATAGAACTCAAGTTATACAAGAAGCAAATAAAGTGAGTGTCTAG
- the rplJ gene encoding 50S ribosomal protein L10: MPSKRNIQIYEDIKKLHTKYGGNLIFVDFTGMTVESVNNLRREIKKIGAFYKVVKNTIAYKYFKTDVGLEIQFVGVNGIVFSNDTSFFEVLKYLVKLEKDNPLRIKSSIFEGVFYNRDQTIEMSKLPSKKELIGYVLGAVNGGVSSFVYTLNNVIQSFVLVLKGIEEKK, from the coding sequence ATGCCAAGTAAAAGGAATATCCAAATCTACGAGGATATAAAGAAGCTTCATACCAAATATGGAGGAAACTTAATTTTTGTTGATTTCACTGGTATGACTGTTGAGTCTGTAAATAACTTGAGAAGAGAGATAAAAAAAATAGGGGCATTCTACAAGGTTGTTAAGAATACGATCGCTTATAAGTATTTTAAGACCGATGTAGGTCTTGAGATACAGTTTGTTGGTGTGAATGGTATTGTTTTTTCAAATGATACATCTTTCTTTGAGGTTCTAAAGTACTTAGTTAAACTTGAGAAAGATAATCCGTTGAGGATAAAGAGTTCAATCTTTGAAGGGGTTTTCTACAACAGAGACCAGACTATAGAGATGTCAAAACTACCTTCAAAGAAGGAACTTATCGGGTATGTGTTGGGTGCTGTGAATGGTGGTGTATCTTCTTTCGTATATACATTGAATAATGTTATACAAAGTTTTGTCCTCGTCCTCAAAGGTATTGAGGAGAAGAAATAA
- the rplL gene encoding 50S ribosomal protein L7/L12, which translates to MATKLSVQDLVDVISNMTVMELVELRKALEEKFGVSAAMPVVSAVGVAPAGQAAAAAEPEEKTNFDIYIKEVGDAKLQVIKVVKDITGLSLKDAKDIVESGGQKPVKQGVPKDEAEKIKKSIEEAGAVVELK; encoded by the coding sequence ATGGCGACAAAGTTGTCAGTTCAAGATTTGGTTGATGTGATATCAAATATGACTGTTATGGAGTTAGTTGAGCTTAGGAAAGCACTTGAAGAGAAGTTTGGCGTGAGTGCTGCGATGCCTGTTGTTTCTGCTGTTGGTGTTGCTCCTGCTGGTCAAGCTGCCGCTGCTGCTGAACCAGAAGAAAAGACAAATTTTGACATTTATATAAAAGAAGTTGGAGATGCTAAACTTCAGGTTATTAAGGTTGTTAAGGATATTACAGGTCTTAGCCTTAAGGATGCAAAAGATATAGTTGAGAGTGGTGGGCAGAAACCAGTTAAGCAGGGTGTTCCAAAGGATGAAGCAGAGAAGATTAAGAAGTCCATTGAAGAAGCTGGTGCTGTTGTTGAACTTAAGTAG